The following are encoded together in the Adhaeribacter arboris genome:
- a CDS encoding alpha/beta fold hydrolase, which translates to MVKQKTYTINNIGLQTYEAGTAGQPLILFLHGFPELGQAWYRQLYFFAGPGFHVVAPNQRGYNQSSKPSGVKAYTIQHLTTDIAGLIKQLTSGKVYLVGHDWGGAVAWAMALRYPELIEKLIILNMPHPAVMHEHLRDNPKQRHRSWYAGFFQLPILPELLCRAFNYRSLEKTLVNTALPNTFSPAQIALYKKAWRQPGALTAMINWYRAYRYEPITNPEPIVLPTLLVWGKKDVFLRTEMAQPSIEKCRHGQLKFIDEATHWLHHEKPDVVNQFILEFIQSSG; encoded by the coding sequence ATGGTAAAACAAAAAACATACACCATAAACAACATAGGTTTGCAAACTTATGAAGCAGGTACTGCTGGTCAGCCGCTTATCTTATTTCTGCATGGCTTTCCGGAGTTAGGCCAAGCCTGGTACCGGCAACTATATTTCTTTGCCGGCCCAGGATTTCACGTGGTAGCGCCCAACCAGCGGGGCTATAACCAAAGCAGCAAACCTTCCGGGGTAAAAGCCTATACCATCCAGCACTTAACTACTGATATAGCCGGTTTAATCAAGCAGCTTACGTCCGGCAAGGTGTATCTGGTTGGGCACGATTGGGGTGGAGCAGTAGCCTGGGCCATGGCTTTACGTTACCCTGAATTAATAGAAAAGCTAATTATTCTGAATATGCCGCACCCCGCTGTTATGCACGAGCACTTGCGAGATAATCCTAAACAAAGGCACCGCAGTTGGTACGCGGGCTTTTTCCAACTTCCCATTTTGCCGGAATTATTGTGCCGGGCTTTTAATTATCGCTCTCTTGAAAAAACTTTGGTTAACACGGCCCTACCTAATACTTTTTCGCCGGCACAAATAGCCTTATACAAAAAAGCCTGGCGGCAACCAGGAGCGTTAACGGCCATGATTAACTGGTACCGCGCTTATAGATACGAACCAATAACGAATCCAGAACCGATAGTCTTGCCAACCTTGCTGGTATGGGGTAAAAAAGATGTTTTTCTGAGAACGGAAATGGCGCAACCTAGCATTGAAAAATGCCGGCACGGCCAACTAAAGTTTATTGACGAGGCCACTCATTGGCTGCATCACGAAAAACCTGATGTCGTAAATCAGTTTATTTTAGAGTTTATTCAATCCTCCGGTTAA
- a CDS encoding HAD family hydrolase: MIRTIIFDLGGVFIDWNPQYLYRKIFSNEEEMTYFLENICTPDWNEEQDGGRTIQEATDYLLAKHPEHADNIRVYYERWSEMLGGVIAGTVAIFKELKEKNKYNFYALTNWSAETYPIAQEKYDFLGWFDGVVVSGTEKDRKPFASFYQTLLNRYQVNPSEAIFIDDNQRNVHAAESLGIKSIPFTSPEALRQELNELNIL, from the coding sequence ATGATACGAACCATAATTTTTGACTTAGGCGGAGTGTTCATTGATTGGAACCCGCAGTACTTGTACCGGAAAATATTTAGTAATGAAGAAGAGATGACGTACTTTCTGGAGAATATTTGTACCCCGGATTGGAACGAAGAGCAGGACGGCGGCCGAACCATACAAGAAGCGACGGATTATTTATTGGCCAAACACCCCGAACACGCGGATAATATCCGGGTGTATTATGAACGATGGTCGGAAATGCTGGGTGGCGTTATTGCCGGAACCGTAGCTATTTTTAAAGAATTGAAGGAGAAAAATAAGTATAATTTTTATGCGCTTACGAACTGGTCCGCCGAAACGTACCCGATTGCGCAGGAAAAGTATGATTTTTTAGGTTGGTTTGATGGAGTAGTCGTATCGGGTACCGAAAAAGACCGCAAGCCCTTTGCTTCTTTTTATCAGACTTTGCTGAACCGTTACCAAGTTAATCCCAGTGAAGCTATTTTTATCGACGATAACCAGCGCAACGTTCACGCGGCAGAATCTTTAGGAATAAAATCAATTCCTTTTACCTCCCCTGAAGCTTTACGACAAGAGTTAAATGAGTTAAATATCTTGTAG
- a CDS encoding glutaminyl-peptide cyclotransferase, with protein MKYLFYIPSNLKNNFVSIFSLLLSFGILVGCSSDKKETANSETVNETPAVVAPINLTYELIRTFPHDTTAFTEGLLLHEGQLYESTGSPEEMPRTRSVLGPVDMKTGKIVEKVKLDRTKYFGEGMVILKDKIYQLTYTTKVGFVYDAKTYRKLQEFTFPNKEGWGLTTDGTHLIMSDGTSQLTYLDPTTFKIVKTLNVRYNYDPLVNLNELEYVNGALYANIYTTNSIVRIDAASGQATGILDLTSLINEVKKINPNALEMNGIAYDQKGGTFYITGKLWPSIFEIKIKP; from the coding sequence GTGAAATACCTTTTTTATATTCCATCAAATTTAAAAAATAACTTTGTTAGTATTTTTTCCCTTTTATTAAGTTTTGGGATTCTGGTTGGTTGCTCAAGCGATAAAAAAGAAACCGCGAATTCTGAAACCGTTAACGAAACTCCGGCGGTAGTTGCGCCCATTAACCTGACCTATGAATTAATCCGTACCTTTCCGCACGATACAACTGCTTTTACCGAAGGTTTGCTCCTACACGAAGGCCAATTGTACGAAAGTACCGGTTCGCCAGAAGAAATGCCCCGGACCCGCTCCGTATTAGGTCCCGTGGATATGAAAACAGGGAAAATCGTTGAAAAAGTTAAACTGGACCGAACGAAATACTTCGGCGAGGGAATGGTTATTTTAAAGGATAAAATTTACCAGCTCACTTATACCACTAAAGTTGGTTTTGTGTACGATGCCAAAACTTACCGGAAATTACAAGAATTTACTTTTCCAAATAAAGAAGGCTGGGGCTTAACCACCGACGGCACGCATTTAATTATGAGCGATGGCACTAGTCAACTCACCTACCTGGACCCCACTACTTTTAAAATTGTTAAAACCTTAAATGTAAGGTATAATTACGACCCGCTCGTAAATTTAAATGAACTGGAATACGTCAATGGGGCTTTGTACGCCAATATTTATACTACCAATAGCATTGTAAGAATTGATGCTGCCAGTGGTCAGGCTACTGGTATTCTGGATCTCACTTCGCTTATCAACGAAGTAAAAAAAATAAATCCGAATGCTTTGGAAATGAATGGCATTGCCTACGATCAAAAGGGGGGCACCTTTTATATAACGGGCAAACTCTGGCCCAGTATTTTTGAAATAAAAATCAAGCCCTAA
- a CDS encoding amidohydrolase family protein, which yields MKIDAHQHFWQYSATTHDWITPEMAQLQRHYLPADLQPELEKAGFAGCITVQAAQTEAETEFLLNLAADYSFIKGVVGWVDLRAENAAERLAHFARNPLFKGVRHVVQDEPDGLFLLKPNFLKGISALQPLGLTYDILIYPRHLPVAAKFVAHFPEQKFVLDHLAKPVIKKAEWLPWANDLKQLARHEQVHAKISGLVTEADWHNWQPTDLRPYLELALEVFGPDRLLIGSDWPVCRLAAEYEAVMQVVIDFVAALSESEQAAILGQNAIRFYNLAM from the coding sequence ATGAAAATAGACGCTCACCAGCACTTCTGGCAATACTCCGCCACTACCCACGACTGGATTACTCCCGAAATGGCCCAATTGCAGCGCCATTACTTACCGGCCGATCTGCAACCGGAACTGGAGAAAGCCGGATTTGCCGGTTGCATAACCGTGCAAGCTGCGCAAACCGAAGCTGAAACCGAATTCTTACTAAATTTAGCGGCGGATTACTCTTTTATCAAGGGCGTGGTAGGTTGGGTAGATCTACGAGCCGAAAATGCTGCCGAACGACTGGCTCATTTTGCCCGTAATCCTTTGTTTAAAGGAGTACGACATGTTGTGCAGGACGAACCCGACGGTTTATTTTTATTAAAACCCAATTTTTTAAAAGGGATTTCGGCTCTGCAGCCACTCGGCTTGACGTATGATATTTTAATTTACCCCCGGCATTTACCGGTGGCGGCAAAGTTTGTGGCCCATTTTCCGGAACAAAAATTTGTTCTGGATCATTTAGCTAAACCTGTCATTAAAAAAGCTGAATGGCTGCCTTGGGCCAACGATTTAAAACAATTAGCGCGTCACGAACAGGTACACGCGAAAATATCCGGGTTAGTTACCGAGGCAGATTGGCATAACTGGCAGCCAACTGATTTGCGACCCTATCTGGAATTAGCTTTAGAAGTATTCGGTCCGGATCGTTTATTGATTGGCTCGGATTGGCCCGTTTGCCGGCTAGCGGCAGAATACGAAGCAGTAATGCAAGTAGTAATTGATTTTGTTGCGGCACTTTCCGAGTCGGAGCAGGCGGCTATTCTGGGCCAGAATGCCATCCGGTTTTATAATTTAGCAATGTAA
- a CDS encoding purple acid phosphatase family protein — MLPRVGWIWFFFGNLIFLVFPQGKCWSQNQEKTPLSPVNATPSPRPDRIILSWVSDPAHSFTVTWRTDNTVKTPQAEVAVANASPFFTTLAQVTPAGSEPLKTESGVAFYHHVNFTGLKPNTLYAYRVGDGIYWSEWYQYKTANDQPEPFSFIYLGDAQNELFSLWSRTIRAAYASAPQAKFLVHTGDLINHAETDAEWQEWFAAGSFIHATIPSLPCPGNHEYTRTMGIPTLTRLWQPQFTLPANGVKGLEDTNYYVDYQNARIISLNSMMHVPAQADWLEKVLKHNPQTWTFIFFHYPVFSTSGRSEIGNLVKHWKPVFDKYKVDLVMQGHEHNYARGTNLPQGVTYKDKEAGTIYVVSVSGPKMYELSAKPWMHRTAENTQLYQVITVENNRLLYRSMTVTGEVYDTFELRKQAGKPNQLIELKADVNAERHFINTLPKPTN, encoded by the coding sequence ATGTTGCCGAGAGTTGGCTGGATTTGGTTTTTCTTCGGAAATTTAATTTTTTTGGTATTCCCGCAGGGTAAATGCTGGTCGCAGAATCAGGAAAAAACACCCTTGTCACCGGTTAACGCTACTCCTTCGCCGCGGCCCGACCGGATAATCCTGAGTTGGGTAAGCGACCCTGCTCATTCATTTACCGTAACCTGGCGCACCGATAATACGGTTAAAACGCCTCAGGCCGAAGTAGCTGTAGCCAATGCCTCCCCCTTTTTTACAACTCTGGCCCAGGTTACTCCGGCCGGTTCCGAACCGCTCAAAACCGAAAGTGGCGTGGCTTTTTACCATCACGTAAATTTTACCGGCTTAAAACCAAATACTTTATACGCTTACCGGGTAGGCGACGGCATTTATTGGAGCGAATGGTACCAATATAAAACGGCAAATGACCAACCCGAACCTTTTTCCTTTATCTACCTCGGCGATGCGCAAAACGAATTATTTTCTTTGTGGTCACGCACTATCCGGGCAGCTTATGCCAGTGCGCCGCAAGCCAAATTTTTGGTGCACACCGGCGATTTAATTAACCATGCTGAGACGGATGCAGAATGGCAGGAATGGTTTGCAGCAGGGAGTTTTATCCATGCTACCATTCCTAGTTTACCTTGTCCGGGCAACCACGAATATACCCGTACCATGGGTATTCCTACGCTTACCCGCTTGTGGCAGCCCCAATTTACCTTACCCGCTAACGGGGTAAAAGGCCTGGAAGACACAAACTACTACGTGGATTACCAGAATGCCCGGATTATTTCGCTGAATTCCATGATGCACGTGCCCGCCCAAGCCGACTGGCTGGAGAAAGTTTTAAAGCATAATCCGCAGACCTGGACCTTTATTTTTTTTCATTACCCGGTATTTTCCACGTCGGGGCGTTCCGAAATTGGTAATTTAGTTAAACATTGGAAACCTGTTTTTGATAAGTATAAAGTAGATTTGGTGATGCAAGGCCACGAACATAATTATGCCCGGGGCACGAACTTGCCCCAAGGAGTAACTTATAAAGACAAGGAAGCCGGCACCATCTACGTGGTATCGGTAAGCGGCCCCAAAATGTATGAGCTTAGCGCCAAGCCCTGGATGCACCGCACCGCCGAAAATACGCAGCTTTACCAGGTTATAACCGTAGAAAATAATCGCCTTTTGTACCGTTCTATGACCGTAACCGGCGAAGTTTACGATACTTTTGAACTGCGCAAACAAGCCGGCAAACCAAACCAATTAATAGAATTAAAAGCAGATGTAAACGCTGAACGTCATTTTATCAATACTTTGCCTAAGCCCACTAACTAA
- a CDS encoding PAS domain S-box protein, with protein sequence MSDYKFNLLTPQEETERLNVLYQYDILDSEAEADFDAITQLAAYICNTPISHISLIDENRQWLKSSIGIDFTETPRHTSFCQYTILNDGILEINDARQHALFSTYASVVDDPHIRFYAGAPLINPEGYRVGALCVIDANPRTLTNAQRQALQTLAREVVSHLELRRHRKSLEQENQRLHLYQMLFNHSSEIMCILDSKSGNFLEVNAAFKATMGYDDASDLVGKSIKDFVYPADQPQLLQFLLPHSGNSIKELELQFYAKDGSPRWISWSAQSHANKWFATGRDITELRKSGSENLNLENLLIHVLDNSPLGICAFRSIRNNSGQIVDFEWSMLNKTIEKFSGKKAIELIGSPLSSFADPANFTILLSLFKPVVEDNIPLQQEIVFLGSDNQEYWFQFIANKVEDGLILLSNHISERKRGELQLEQQRTFYESILNNIPSDVAVLDPQQRYMFINPMAVKDPAVREWMIGKNDREYCVHRNRDLEIAYERERAFKLAVHGKQIVHWEDKSIIANRKPTYHLRRFNPIFDHTGNLQFVIGYGFDITDRKEIETELQYQKELVQQVIDTNPNLIYLKDSDGKFTLVNKAFADFLGLPANYLLGRYAQEFEPSPEEAALSLKQDNKVLQTGQSVEVNEMRVTHSLNKQALCFHLLKVPFIQQDYQVQVLCIATDITEAKKAERKLRESRDLLTESQQIAHLGSWTLDITTWNMFASDEAFRIVGLEPKEEAISFEDVLKLFHTEDANLLTEQVAKAIENRESYSIELRVPLPDGRIRYTLSRGRIEFDQANEPSRLVGTLQDITDQKYAEQELIQAKEQAEESVRAKEMFLSMMSHEIRTPLNAVIGMSHLLLQGNPRMEQVENLKILRFAGENLLALINDILDFNKIEAGKITFEEVDFHLPDLITGIRQSFNYQANEKGIKLKACLDASLPNMVIGDPVRLNQIITNLLSNAIKFTAKGSVAIDVILEKETHEQMEISFAVTDTGIGIPEEKLSVIFDSFTQAQSDTTRKFGGTGLGLTITKRLVELQNGQITVESKVNFGTVFTVTVPFKKSLQNAVPADQYSSSPTLPDLGHICLLLVEDNEINQLIATRFLEKWGIKPDYAVNGKDALEKVQQQPYDIVLMDLQMPVMDGFEATRQIRNMGERNAIMPIIALTANAMLDVRYKVLQAGMNDYVSKPFDPTELYLKIAKHTKSEVLSSSMV encoded by the coding sequence ATGTCTGATTATAAATTTAACTTACTTACTCCGCAAGAAGAAACGGAACGATTAAATGTACTTTATCAGTACGATATATTAGATTCAGAAGCCGAGGCTGACTTTGACGCTATTACTCAATTGGCGGCTTATATTTGCAATACGCCCATTTCTCATATTTCCCTGATTGATGAGAACCGGCAATGGCTTAAATCTTCCATCGGCATTGATTTTACCGAAACTCCGCGCCATACTTCTTTTTGCCAGTACACCATTTTAAATGACGGTATTCTGGAAATAAACGATGCCCGGCAGCACGCCTTATTTAGTACTTATGCTTCAGTTGTAGACGATCCGCACATTCGGTTTTATGCCGGCGCTCCCTTAATTAATCCGGAGGGTTACCGGGTAGGTGCCTTGTGCGTCATTGATGCCAATCCTAGAACTTTAACCAATGCCCAACGTCAGGCGCTGCAAACCCTGGCTCGGGAAGTAGTATCCCATTTAGAACTGCGCCGCCACCGGAAAAGCCTGGAACAAGAAAACCAACGGTTGCACCTTTATCAGATGCTCTTTAATCATAGTTCTGAAATAATGTGCATCTTAGATAGTAAATCCGGGAATTTTTTAGAAGTAAATGCGGCCTTTAAAGCTACAATGGGCTACGACGATGCTTCGGATTTAGTGGGAAAATCGATAAAGGACTTTGTTTATCCGGCTGACCAACCTCAATTATTACAATTTTTACTACCCCATTCCGGTAACTCGATTAAAGAATTAGAACTGCAGTTTTACGCTAAAGACGGCTCGCCCCGCTGGATAAGTTGGAGCGCACAGAGCCACGCCAATAAATGGTTTGCCACCGGAAGAGATATTACCGAATTACGGAAATCCGGCAGCGAAAACCTGAACCTGGAAAACTTATTAATTCACGTATTAGATAATTCCCCTTTGGGTATTTGTGCGTTCCGGAGCATCCGAAATAATTCTGGTCAAATCGTAGATTTTGAGTGGTCGATGCTCAACAAAACAATAGAAAAATTTTCCGGCAAAAAAGCTATAGAATTAATAGGTTCCCCACTTTCTTCCTTCGCCGACCCGGCAAATTTTACTATTCTATTATCTTTATTTAAACCAGTTGTGGAAGATAATATTCCTTTGCAGCAGGAAATTGTTTTTCTTGGTTCAGATAATCAGGAATACTGGTTTCAGTTTATTGCCAATAAAGTAGAGGACGGGCTCATACTACTATCCAATCATATTTCAGAACGCAAGCGCGGCGAATTACAATTAGAACAACAGCGCACCTTCTACGAAAGCATTCTGAACAATATTCCTTCGGATGTAGCGGTATTAGATCCGCAACAACGGTATATGTTTATTAACCCAATGGCGGTAAAAGATCCGGCGGTGAGGGAATGGATGATTGGTAAAAATGATCGCGAATACTGTGTTCATCGTAACCGTGATTTGGAAATTGCCTATGAGCGGGAGCGGGCATTTAAGTTAGCGGTACACGGAAAACAAATTGTGCATTGGGAGGACAAAAGCATTATCGCTAACCGTAAACCTACTTACCATTTACGGCGCTTTAATCCCATCTTTGACCACACAGGTAACCTTCAATTTGTAATTGGTTATGGCTTTGATATTACCGATCGCAAAGAAATAGAAACAGAACTCCAGTACCAGAAAGAATTGGTACAACAGGTAATTGATACCAATCCTAACTTAATTTACCTGAAGGATAGCGATGGAAAATTTACCTTAGTCAATAAAGCATTCGCCGATTTCCTGGGTTTGCCAGCAAATTATTTACTAGGCCGGTACGCTCAGGAATTTGAACCTTCGCCGGAAGAAGCGGCTTTAAGCTTGAAACAGGATAATAAGGTACTGCAAACAGGCCAGTCCGTAGAAGTGAATGAGATGCGCGTTACCCATTCCTTGAATAAACAGGCTTTGTGCTTTCATTTATTAAAAGTGCCCTTTATTCAGCAAGATTATCAAGTACAGGTTTTATGCATTGCTACAGATATTACCGAGGCCAAAAAGGCAGAACGGAAATTGCGCGAAAGCCGGGATTTACTTACCGAATCGCAACAGATAGCCCATTTAGGATCCTGGACTCTGGATATTACTACCTGGAATATGTTTGCTTCGGATGAAGCCTTCCGTATTGTTGGCCTGGAACCTAAGGAAGAAGCTATTTCCTTTGAAGATGTTTTAAAATTATTTCATACGGAAGATGCTAATTTGCTTACGGAACAGGTGGCTAAAGCTATAGAAAATCGGGAATCTTACAGCATTGAGTTAAGAGTACCCTTACCTGATGGTCGGATTCGGTATACTCTGAGCCGGGGCCGGATTGAATTTGATCAAGCGAATGAACCCAGTCGTCTGGTAGGTACTTTGCAGGACATTACCGATCAAAAATACGCCGAACAAGAATTAATTCAGGCAAAAGAACAAGCCGAAGAGTCCGTTCGGGCGAAGGAAATGTTTTTATCCATGATGAGTCACGAAATTCGTACGCCGCTCAATGCCGTAATTGGTATGTCGCACTTGCTCTTACAAGGAAATCCCAGGATGGAACAAGTCGAAAATTTAAAAATACTTCGTTTTGCCGGTGAGAACTTGTTGGCGCTGATCAACGATATTCTGGATTTTAATAAGATTGAGGCCGGAAAAATAACCTTTGAAGAAGTAGACTTTCATTTACCCGATTTAATTACGGGTATCCGGCAATCGTTTAACTACCAGGCTAACGAAAAAGGTATTAAGTTAAAAGCTTGTTTGGATGCTTCCTTACCTAATATGGTAATCGGAGATCCGGTTCGGTTAAATCAAATTATCACCAATCTGCTCAGTAACGCCATTAAATTTACCGCTAAAGGTTCTGTTGCCATTGATGTAATCCTGGAAAAGGAAACCCATGAGCAAATGGAAATCTCGTTTGCCGTAACCGATACCGGTATTGGTATTCCGGAAGAGAAACTTTCGGTTATTTTTGATAGCTTCACGCAAGCGCAGTCGGATACTACGCGCAAATTTGGTGGCACCGGTTTGGGCTTAACCATTACCAAACGTTTAGTAGAACTGCAAAACGGGCAAATTACGGTTGAAAGCAAGGTAAACTTCGGCACGGTATTTACCGTTACTGTACCGTTCAAAAAGAGCCTGCAGAATGCCGTTCCGGCGGACCAGTATTCCTCTAGTCCTACTCTGCCGGATTTAGGACATATCTGCCTGCTGTTAGTGGAAGATAACGAAATCAATCAACTTATTGCTACCCGTTTTCTGGAGAAATGGGGCATTAAACCCGATTATGCTGTAAATGGGAAAGATGCCCTGGAAAAAGTGCAGCAACAGCCTTACGATATTGTTTTAATGGATTTGCAAATGCCGGTGATGGACGGTTTTGAAGCTACCCGGCAGATTCGGAACATGGGCGAACGGAATGCGATCATGCCTATAATTGCCTTAACGGCTAATGCTATGCTCGATGTACGCTATAAAGTGCTGCAAGCAGGCATGAACGATTATGTGAGTAAACCTTTTGACCCAACGGAACTGTACCTTAAAATTGCGAAGCATACCAAATCGGAAGTCTTATCATCCAGTATGGTTTGA
- a CDS encoding fumarylacetoacetate hydrolase family protein, with the protein MKLIRFGAPGQEKPGLQLPDDRRIDVSAFGEDYTEHFFASDGLTRLQAWADANADSAPVVTNDTRLGPPIARPSKIICIGLNYSDHAKETNAPTPQEPIVFFKATSSLVGPNDDLIIPKNSEKTDWEVELAVIIGKKTSYVAEAEALDYVAGYALHNDYSERAFQLERGGQWVKGKSCDTFAPLGPFFATKDEIPDVHNLRLWLTVNGEKKQDGNTSNLIFNVPFVVSYLSQFMTLLPGDVISTGTPAGVGLGFKPPQYLKPGDVVELGIEGLGTSKQVAKAYSLK; encoded by the coding sequence ATGAAACTAATTCGTTTTGGTGCGCCTGGTCAGGAAAAGCCAGGTTTGCAATTACCCGATGATCGCCGCATAGACGTAAGTGCTTTCGGAGAAGATTATACCGAACATTTTTTTGCCAGCGATGGTTTAACCCGCCTGCAAGCCTGGGCAGATGCCAATGCCGATTCGGCTCCCGTAGTAACCAACGATACTCGGTTGGGCCCTCCCATTGCGCGCCCTAGTAAAATAATTTGCATTGGCTTGAATTACTCCGATCATGCCAAAGAAACAAATGCGCCTACTCCCCAAGAGCCCATTGTTTTTTTCAAAGCAACTTCCTCTTTAGTAGGCCCCAACGATGATTTAATTATCCCCAAAAACAGCGAAAAAACCGATTGGGAAGTAGAACTAGCCGTCATTATCGGTAAAAAAACGTCGTACGTAGCCGAAGCGGAAGCCCTGGACTACGTTGCCGGCTATGCCTTACACAACGATTACAGCGAACGCGCCTTTCAGTTAGAACGGGGAGGACAGTGGGTAAAAGGGAAAAGTTGCGATACTTTTGCGCCGCTAGGACCGTTCTTCGCTACCAAAGACGAAATTCCGGATGTACATAATCTCCGGTTATGGCTTACTGTGAACGGAGAAAAGAAGCAAGATGGAAATACCAGCAATCTTATCTTTAACGTTCCTTTTGTGGTGAGTTATTTGAGCCAGTTTATGACGTTACTGCCCGGCGATGTTATTTCTACGGGTACGCCGGCCGGAGTAGGTTTGGGTTTTAAGCCGCCGCAATATTTAAAACCGGGCGATGTGGTAGAATTAGGAATTGAAGGATTAGGAACTTCTAAACAGGTTGCCAAAGCATACAGCTTAAAGTAA
- a CDS encoding SDR family NAD(P)-dependent oxidoreductase produces the protein MFDLTGKTAVVTGGGSGIGKSISQLFAQQGAQVYILELNAEAGEQTIQEITTAGGKAILRTCNVSQQAEVQQVFATIEQEAGPITILINNAGIAHVGNLENTTEADMDRIYSVNVKGMYNCMLAAVKSMKNVNRGVIVNMASVAASVGIPDRFAYSMSKGAVMAMTYSVARDYLPFNIRCNCISPGRVHTPFVDGFIAKNYPGREQEMFEKLSKTQPIGRMGAPTEIAYLALYLSSDEASFITGTDYPIDGGFITLNS, from the coding sequence ATATTCGATCTAACCGGCAAAACAGCCGTGGTTACCGGCGGCGGTAGTGGTATTGGTAAAAGCATTTCTCAATTATTCGCGCAGCAAGGTGCTCAAGTGTATATTCTGGAGCTAAACGCCGAAGCCGGTGAACAAACCATTCAGGAAATTACTACTGCCGGCGGCAAAGCTATTTTACGTACCTGCAATGTGTCTCAACAAGCAGAAGTGCAACAGGTATTTGCTACTATTGAACAGGAAGCCGGACCCATTACTATTTTGATTAATAACGCGGGGATTGCCCACGTAGGAAATTTAGAAAATACCACCGAAGCCGACATGGACCGCATTTATTCGGTAAATGTAAAAGGCATGTACAACTGCATGCTGGCCGCGGTAAAAAGCATGAAAAATGTTAACCGGGGAGTTATTGTCAATATGGCATCGGTAGCTGCTTCGGTAGGCATTCCGGATAGGTTTGCTTATTCTATGAGCAAGGGCGCCGTAATGGCCATGACCTATTCCGTAGCCCGCGATTACCTGCCCTTTAACATCCGGTGCAATTGTATTTCGCCGGGTCGGGTACATACTCCTTTCGTGGACGGCTTTATTGCCAAAAACTATCCCGGCCGGGAGCAGGAAATGTTCGAGAAATTATCTAAAACTCAACCTATTGGTCGCATGGGAGCTCCTACGGAGATTGCGTATCTGGCTCTTTATCTGAGTTCCGACGAAGCCAGCTTTATTACTGGTACCGATTACCCGATTGATGGTGGTTTTATTACCCTCAATAGTTAA
- a CDS encoding 3-keto-disaccharide hydrolase gives MNVHFTSSKKFILAGMLLGVFTLAKAQTQATVPTPPKMVPEMTEFWEPEVKVITPGTGAGMTAPSDAIILFDGKDLSQWVSVKDPNAPAPWTVNKGVFTVKKGTGNIQTKQSFQDYQLHIEWQIPATITGKSQARGNSGIFLASVGNGDAGYELQVLDSYNNRTYANGQAGSIYKQYRPLVNAMRKPGEWNVYDVVFTAPRFKEDGSLFSPARVTVIHNGVIIQNNTMIKGPTQYIGIPDYNQPHGKAPIKLQDHGDPSEPISFRNIWIREL, from the coding sequence ATGAACGTACACTTCACTTCTTCTAAAAAGTTTATCCTGGCTGGTATGCTGCTGGGCGTATTTACTCTTGCTAAGGCCCAAACGCAGGCAACTGTGCCTACTCCGCCCAAAATGGTACCCGAAATGACCGAGTTCTGGGAGCCGGAAGTAAAAGTTATTACCCCCGGAACCGGCGCCGGAATGACCGCCCCTTCCGATGCTATTATTTTGTTCGATGGCAAAGACTTATCGCAGTGGGTTTCGGTAAAGGATCCGAATGCACCCGCTCCCTGGACTGTAAACAAAGGCGTATTTACCGTTAAAAAAGGTACCGGTAATATTCAAACCAAACAATCTTTCCAGGATTACCAATTGCACATCGAGTGGCAAATACCCGCTACTATTACCGGTAAAAGCCAGGCTCGTGGCAACAGCGGAATTTTCTTAGCCTCTGTAGGCAACGGCGATGCCGGTTACGAATTGCAAGTTTTAGATAGCTATAATAACCGTACTTACGCCAACGGACAAGCCGGCAGTATTTACAAGCAATACCGCCCCTTGGTAAATGCCATGCGCAAACCGGGCGAATGGAACGTATACGATGTAGTTTTTACCGCTCCCCGTTTTAAAGAAGATGGTTCTTTGTTCTCGCCAGCCCGGGTAACGGTAATTCACAACGGGGTAATTATTCAAAACAACACCATGATTAAAGGGCCGACTCAATACATTGGCATCCCGGATTACAACCAACCGCATGGCAAAGCGCCCATTAAATTGCAAGATCACGGCGATCCAAGCGAACCAATTAGCTTCCGTAACATCTGGATTCGGGAATTATAA